One region of Cuculus canorus isolate bCucCan1 chromosome 6, bCucCan1.pri, whole genome shotgun sequence genomic DNA includes:
- the CAVIN2 gene encoding caveolae-associated protein 2: MQRNRGRGPGPGPPRVAFGLWPPGAGRGRGRALFESSPREEEGRALKEQRPYPPSRPGAAMGEAAGGSAVPPLPASEGVGGQVNALTVLALLEKLVSMLEAVEGQQRQMEQRQRGLEGAVRSIQGDLGKLCRSHGATGEAVEKLLEKSRKVCAHTRVVRERLERQCDQVRRLEQHHAQLLRRDRFKVLIFQEENEIPASVFAKEPIPSITEGKEEPVDENKTLEETLHTVELGSDDETFHEEDDVDDSAEEKTEESRAEKIKRSSLKKVDSLKKAFSRQNIEKKMNKISTKIVSPERREKIKKSLTVHHQKSSSSKGSTFKSPITFNMKKAREGESPAEAEDRPTENTSNDQLENEDEMSFADMHSDMTPTTSLTEEGKAVADSLEKEARMEGNTMMNNNIELSIVEDDEEYRMPLEVSSQKLYDERNKPSSGETEQSDEETIQAAVLQVDQTA, translated from the exons ATGCAGCGGAACCGCGGccgcggccccggccccggcccgcCCCGGGTGGCCTTTGGCCTTTGGCCACCCGGGgcgggccggggccggggccgggctCTTTTCGAATCCTCCCcgagggaggaggaagggcgAGCCCTTAAAGAGCAGCGCCCGTATCCTCCGTCCCGTCCCGGCGCAGCCATGGGGGAGGCGGCGGGAGGCAGCGCGGTGCCCCCGCTCCCGGCTTCGGAGGGAGTCGGGGGGCAGGTGAACGCCCTGACCGTCCTGGCTTTACTGGAGAAACTGGTCTCGATGCTGGAAGCGGTAGAAGGGCAACAGCGGCAGATGGAACAGAGGCAGCGGGGTTTGGAAGGGGCGGTGCGGAGCATCCAGGGGGACCTGGGGAAACTGTGTCGCAGTCACGGGGCGACGGGGGAAGCGgtggagaagctgctggagaagtCTCGGAAGGTGTGCGCTCACACCCGTGTCGTCAGGGAGCGGCTGGAGAGGCAGTGCGATCAGGTGCGGCGCCTGGAGCAGCATCACGCCCAGCTCCTCCGCAGGGACCGCTTCAAGGTGCTCATCTTCCAG GAGGAAAATGAGATCCCTGCCagtgtttttgcaaaagagcCTATTCCCAGTATtacagaagggaaagaggagccTGTGGATGAGAacaaaacactggaagaaaCCTTGCATACAGTGGAGTTGGGTTCAGATGATGAAACGTTTCACGAGGAAGATGATGTGGATGACagtgcagaggagaaaacagaagaatcaagagcagagaaaattaaaagatcCAGCCTCAAGAAGGTCGATAGCCTCAAGAAAGCGTTTTCCCGCCAAAACATTGAGAAGAAGATGAACAAGATCAGCACAAAGATTGTCTCGCCTGAACGGAGAGAAAAGATCAAGAAATCACTTACTGTGCATCATCAGAAATCCTCCTCTTCAAAAGGCTCTACTTTCAAATCTCCCATCACATTCAACATGAAGAAAGCCCGTGAAGGAGAAAGCCCCGCTGAAGCTGAGGACAGACcaacagaaaatacaagcaATGACCAACTTGAGAATGAGGATGAAATGTCATTTGCTGACATGCATTCAGATATGACACCTACCACCTCGCTGACCGAGGAGGGCAAAGCAGTAGCTGATTCTCTAGAGAAGGAAGCCAGAATGGAAGGGAACACCATGATGAACAACAATATCGAGCTGTCCATTGTTGAAGATGATGAAGAGTATCGAATGCCTCTAGAAGTTTCTAGCCAGAAACTATAtgatgaaagaaacaaaccatCCAGTGGGGAAACAGAACAATCTGATGAAGAAACAATCCAAGCAGCTGTCCTGCAGGTAGACCAAACAGCATAA